The Anaeromyxobacter sp. Fw109-5 genomic interval CCGCGACGCGGTGGCGACCCTCGGCGGGACGATCGTGTTCTCCATGGGCGAGGAGGGACGGCTCTCGGACGACCGCTTCGAGGAGCTGAAGCGCGTGCTCGCGAGCGGCGGGGGCGCGCTCCGCTCGCGAGGGCTCCGCCTCGCGGGCGAGGACCACCTGACCACCCCGTACCCGACCTACTACGCCGGGCTGAGGGAGGTGTTCGACGGTTGGTCGATGCCGGTGAACCCGGAGGCGATCGGCCCTCGGGGCGGGGTGGCCGCGGTGGAGGCCCACTACCGGGCGCTGTCGCAGCGGCTCGGCTTCGCCGTGCCGCCACCCGAGCGCGCCCTCGCGCTCGCCGGCCTGCAGGAGCTCCTCGAGGCCGACACGGCCGGCGCGTTGCGAACGCTCGGCAGGGCGGTCGAGCTCTACCCCAGCTCCGCCCGCGCCCTGCACGCCCTCGGCGCCGCGCACGAGCACGCCGGCGACCACGGCCGCGCGGTCGACGCCTACCGCCGGGCGTGGGCGGCCGCGAAGGCGATGAACGACCGGGACACCCGCTCCTACGAGGCGAGCTACACGCGCGCGGCGGCGGCGCGCGCCGGCGAGCGCCGCGAGCTGCCGCGGCCCGGCGACCCGAGCATCCTCCGCGAGTCGTGCGACCACTTCGGCCGCTACGAGCCCGACTCGCGGGCCGGGCGGGACTAGCTCTTCTCGCCGACGAACCTGTCGCGCTCGTCGCGGAACAGCACGTTGAAGGTGGTGAGCGACCCGTAGCAGCGGGTCACGTACTGCTGCAGCTCGACCTTCTCCGCGTCCGAGAGCTTGTCGTGCCCGTTGAGCCGCTGCTCGAGGACGCGCAGGCGGTCCCGGATCATCACGATCTTGTGGAACAGGCTGTCGAGGGGGATCTCCTTCGCCTGCGTCTGCGCGTCCCCCGGCTTGAGGACGACGGTGCCGCCCTCCCAGCGCGGGGCGAGGCGCACCTCGACGGCGTCCTCGCGCAGCACCTCGCGGATGGCCTCGGCGAACTCCTCGCGGGTCATGTCGGTGAGCTCCTCGGGTAGCGGGGGCAAGGGCGTCGCGACGGCCCTCGGGGGCGGCACCACCGGCCTCGCGAGCGGCGCGGGAGCGGACGGCTCGGCGCCTCGATGCACGAGCGGGGCGGCGGGGCGCGAGGCGCGGTGACGGATGGCGACGGGCGGCGGGGCGGACGGGATGGCCGCGTCGCGGGAGAGGTACCGCTCGCAGGCGGGCGCCGTGCCAGGGAAGTCGCCGGTGCGGACGCCGAGGCGGCAGGGTCCGATGGGCCCGCGCGCGTCCTCGAGGATGGGCCGCCAGAGCCGGCAGCTCCCGCACTCCTTCGACCCGTACCGGCGCTCCTGAGTCATCATCACGCCTCGCTCCGTCCGTCGCCCGAGAGCCGCGCCTCGAGCTCGCGCACCAGCGCGTCCACCACCGCGTCGAGCGGCAGGCCGCTCGTGTCGACGAGCTGGGCGTCCGCGGCCGGCCGCAGCGGAGCGATGGCCCGCTCCGAGTCGTCCTTGTCGCGCCTCAGCTGATCGGCGAGCACCTCGTCGTACGTCGAGGCGTCCCCGCGCGCGCCGAGCTCGGCGTGCCGGCGCCGGGCGCGCTCCTCCGCGGAGGCGGTGAGGAAGAACTTGGCGTCCGCGTCCGGGAACACCACGGTGCCGATGTCGCGACCCTCCAGCACCGCGCCACGGTTCTCGGGCGCGCAGGCGAGCCGGCGCTGCAGGTCGAGCAGCCCGGCGCGCACGACCGGCCTCGCCGACACCTTGCTCGCCCCGAGGGAGATGGGGGGCGTGCGGATCTCGACCGAGACGTCGTCCTCGCCGAGGAGCACGCGCTGGCCGCCGCCGGGCGAGGGCGAGAAGCGGATCTCCAGCTCGGGCAGGAGCACGGCGAGCGCCGCGTCGTCGTCGAGCGCGATCCCGCGCCGCGTCGCAGCGAGCGCGACGGTACGGTAGATCGCGCCCGTGTCCACCATGGCGAAGCCGAGGCGCGAGGCGACCCTGCGCGAGACGGTGGACTTGCCGGCGCCGGCGGGGCCGTCGATCGCGACGATGAACGGCCGCCCGGCGGTCACGCGCCGAGGATCCTCCCGAGCGCCGCGAGGCACCGCTCGTTCTCACGCCGGAGCCCCACGGTGATCCTGAGCGCGCTCGGGAACCCGTAGCCCGCCACGGGACGGGCGATGACGCCCTCGCGCAGCAGCGCCTCGAAGAGATCCTTCCCGGTCCGGCCGGGGAAGTCGGCCAGGACGAAGTTCCCCTGTGACGGGACGACGATCGCGCCGAGCGCGGCGAGCCCCTTCGCGAGGAACGGCCGCTCCTCGAGGACGAGCGCGCGGCTCTTCGCGACGTGGGCGGAGTCCCCGAGCGCGGCGGCGCCGGCCGCCTGGGCGACGAGGTTCGTGTTGAAGGGCGGGCGCACCCGGTCGACGTACTCCACCACCTCCGGCCGCGCCAGCCCGTAGCCGAGGCGCATGCCGGCGAGGCCGTAGATCTTGGAGAAGGTCCGGAGCACCACGACGTTCGGGTACTTCCGGCGCAGCGCGAGCCCGTCCTGGAACCCCGGCGCGTCCACGTACTCGACGTAGGCCTCGTCGAGCACGACGAGCGTGTCCTTCGGCACCGCGTCGAGGAATGGGGTGAGCTCCGCCTCGGTGAACCAGGTGCCCGTCGGGTTGTCCGGGTTCGCGAGGAACACGAGCTTGGTGCGGCGCGAGAGCAGCTTGCGGAGCGCGTCGAGGTCGTAGTGGAAGCGCCCCTTCATCGGCGCCTCGACGAGCGTGCGGCCGTGCTCGTGCGCGGCGAGCTTGTAGGCGACGAAGCTCTGCGCGCTCGTCAGGACCTCCTCGCCGTCGAGCACGAACGTCCGGACGAGCAGCTCGATGAGCTCGTTCGAGCCGTTCCCGACCATCACCTCCTCGGGCGGGACGCCGAGCTTCGCGGCGATCGCGTTCCGGAGGAGGTAGGCCGAGCCGTCGGGGTAGAGGTGGACCTTGGCGCAGGCCTCTCGCGCCGCGGCCAGCGCGAGGGGCGAGGGACCGAGCGCGTTCTCGTTCGAGGCGAGCTTCGCGACGTTCGAGACGCCGTACTCCCGCTCCACCTCCTCGATGGGCTTGCCGGGGACGTACGGAGTCAGCGAGGCGACGTGGGGCGGGACGAGAGGCATGGGGCGACGGTTATACCCGAGGCCCCCGGCGCTCGCGAAGGCCCCGCGCTACTCCTCGGACGTGAACACGCCCATCGCCCGGAACTTCCTGTACCGGTCGACGACGAGCTGCTCGGGAGAGAGCTTCTTCAGCTCGGCCAGGTGACGGCGGATCGCGGCCCGGACGTTCTCCGCCGCGAGGCCGTGGTCCCGGTGCGCGCCGCCCTCGGGCTCGGGGATGATCTCGTCGGTGATGCCGAAGCCGGCGAGGTCCTTGGCCGTGAGCTTCAGCGCCTCCGCGGACTTCTTCCCCTGGGCCGGATCGCGGTAGAGGATCGAGCTGCAGCTCTCGGGCGAGATGACGTTGTACCAGGCGTACTGGAGCATCAGGATCCGGCTGGTCACGCCGAGGCCGAGCGCGCCGCCCGACGCCCCCTCCCCGATGACCACCGAGATCGACGGCACGCCCAGCGAGGACATGACCTCGAGGTTCGTCGCGATCGCCTCGGCCTGGCCGCGCTCCTCCGCGCCGATGCCTGGGTACGCGCCGGGCGTGTCGATGAAGATGATGACGGGGCGCTGGAAGCGCTCGGCGAGATCGAAGAGCCGGCGCGCCTTGCGGTAGCCCTCGGGGCGCGGCATCCCGAAGTTCCGCAGCATGTTTTCCTTCGTGCCGCGGCCCTTCTGGTGGCCCATGACGAGCACGGGCTCGTCGTCGAAGCGAGCGAACCCGGCCACGATGGCGCGATCCGCCGCGAAGCGCCGGTCCCCCTCGAGCTCGAAGAAGTCGGTGAACAGCCTGCCGACGTAGTCGAGCGTGTAGGGCCGGTTCGGATGGCGCGCGAGCTGGACGGTCTGCCAGGGAGAGAGGTCGCTGAAGATCTCGGCCTGGAGCCGCTTCGCCTTCTTCTCGAGCTTCTGGATCTCGTCGCTGAAGTCGACGCGGGCGCCGCCGGACAGCTCCTTCAGCTCGGCGATCTTGGACTCGAGCGCGATGAGGGGGCGCTCGAAGTCGAGGGCATGGGCTGGCTTCGTCACGACGCGCCTTATAGCACGAGGTGGCCGAAGCGCACGGTCGAGGCATTTGGATTCTCAGCCGTTTTCGACGCGGCGCGCCAAGTCGTCCGCGTCGAAGGGCGGCGCGATCCACTCGACGCCGCGCTCGCGCCGCAGCCAGATGACCTGCCGCCGCGCGTACCGGCGGTGCGCCACCTGCACGCGGCGGACGGCCTCCGCCAGCTGGAGCTCGCCGCGCACGCAGCCGATCGCCTCCGCGTAGCCGATGGGCAGCTTCGGCGGGAGGGCGTCGCCGAAGCGGGCGGCGAGCGCGCGCGCCTCCTCGAGGAGCCCGCCCGCGAACATCTCGGCGACGCGGGCGTCGATGCGCGCGTGGAGGGAGGCGCGCGGCGGATCGAGGGCGAGCAGCCGCGCCGCGTAGCGATCCTCCCGGAAGGCGTGCCGGGCGTACAGCTCGGACGGCCGGGTCCCGCCGGCGGCGATCTCCAGCGCGCGGACGATCCGGACGAGGTCGTTGGGGCGGATCCTCGCGGCGGCGTCCGGGTCGAGCGCCGCGAGCCGCGCGTGCAGCGCGGGCCTCCCCAGCCGCGCCGCCTCCTCCTCGAGCCGCGCGCGCAGCGCGGCGTCGCGGCCGGGCGCGGCCACGACGCCGTGGAGGAGCGCGCGCAGGTAGAGCCCGGTGCCGCCAGCCACGATCGGCAGCCGGCCGCGCGCGGCGACGTCGGCGATGGCGGCGTCCGCGAGGGCGGCGAAGCGCGCCGCGTCCATACCCTCCCCCGCCTCCGCCACGTCGAGCAGGTGGTGAGGGACGGCGGCGCGCTCGGCCGCGGTCGGCTTGGCGGTGCCCACGTCGAGCCCGCGGTAGACCTGCTGCGAGTCGGCGTTGACGATCTCGCCGCCGAGGCGCCGCGCGAGCGCCACGGCGAGCGCGGTCTTGCCGGACGCGGTCGGCCCGGCGATGACGAGGAGGCGGTTCACCTCACCCGCGCGACGAGGTCCGCGAGCGCGATCGGCGTCTCCTCGCGGGTCTGCAGGTCCTTCAGCTTCGCCTGGCCGGTCTGGACCTCGTTGCCGCCCAGGACGAGCGCGTAGCGCGCGCCGACGCGCTCCGCCTGCTTGAACTGCGCCTTCAGCTTGCCGCCGCGGGCGTCGAGCTCGCAGGCGATCCCCGCCCGGCGAAGCTCCGCCGCGCGCCGGAGCGCCTCGCGCGCACCCTCGGCGTCGGCGCTGACGAAGAAGACGACCGGCCGGCGCTCGGGCGCGGCGCGGCCCGCCTTCTCGAGGATCATCGCGAGCCGCTCCTGGCCGAGCGCGAAGCCGATCCCCGGGGTGGGCGGCCCGCCCAGGGTCTCGACGAGCCCGTCGTAGCGCCCGCCTCCGGCCACCGCGGACTGCGAGCCGAGCGCGTCGGAGGTGAACTCGTAGGCGGTGCGGACGTAGTAGTCGAGGCCGCGCACGAGCCGGGTGTCCACGGTGTAGCGGACGCCGAGCGCGTCGAGCCCGCCCTTAACGGCGTCGAAGTGCGAGGCGCACTCGGGGCAGAGCCGCTCGAGGAGCCGCGGCGCCTGCGCGAGCACGGGCTGGCAGCTCTCCACCTTGCAGTCGAGCACGCGCAGCGGGTTCCGCTCCATCCGCTCGTTGCAGTCGGCGCAGAGCTCGCCCTTGCGCGAGGCGAGGAAGTCGCGGAGGTCCTGGAGGTAGGCCGGGCGGCAAGCGCGATCGCCGACCGAGTTGAGCTTCAGCTCGGCGCGCACCCCGAGGCGCGCGAGGTAGTCGTCGAGGAGCGCGATCTGCTCGGCGTCGAGGTACGGCTCGGCGATCCCGAACGCCTCGCAGCCGATCTGGTGGAATTGGCGGTAACGGCCCTTCTGCGGCCGCTCGCGCCGGAACATCGGGCCCACGTAGAACCACTTCTGCGGGCCCTCCACGAACGCGCCGTGCTCGATGAAGGCGCGCACCGTGCCGGCGGTGCCCTCGGGGCGCAGGGCGAGCAGCTCCTCGCCCTTGTCCTCGAAGACGTACATCTCCTTCTTCACGATGTCGGTCGCCTCGCCGACCCCGCGCGCGAAGAGCTGCGCGGGCTCCACGACCGGCGTCCGCACCTCTCGGTAACCGTACAGCGCGAACACCTCGCGCGCGACCGCCTCCATCTCCTGCCAGCGAGACGCCTGGCCGGGCAGCAGGTCGTTCATTCCCTTGACGCCGTTGATCTTCGTCGCCATCGCCGCGTCCTTCTAGCAGAAACGGGTCACGCCGGCCCACCGATCGGCTCCCCGACGCGCAGCCGCGCGCCGGGGACGAGCCGGGCGTCGAGGCGCACGCGCCCCGGCTCGAACAGCAGGATGACGGTCGAGCCCATCTCGAACGCGCCCAGCTCGCCGCCCTTCTCGATCGGCAGCGGCGACTCGTAGTCGCGCGCGGCCGCCGTGGCCGCGGGCAGGTTCGTCACCGGGACCGTCGGGTCGTAGAAGGCCCGCACCCGGCCCACCACCGTCGCGCCGACGGCGACCACCGCGCACGCGCCGAGCGGGGTCTCCAGGACGGTGACGAGCCGCTCGTTCACGGTGAACAGGCCCGGCACGGTGCGGACCGAGGCCGGGTTCACCGGCCAGAGCTGGCCCGGGACGTAGCGCCAGCCTGTGATCTTCCCGCCGAGCGGGAAGTGGATGCGGTGGTAGTCGCGGGGCGACAGGTAGATCGTCGCGTAAGCGCCGCCGCGCAGCCGGGCGGCGAGCGCCTCGTCGGCGACGAGCGCGCTCGTCGGGTAGTCGAGGCCCTTCGCCTGGACGAGCCGCCCGTCCAGCGCGACCCCGGTCTCCGAGACGGCGCCGTCCACCGGCGACACGATCACGGCCTCGCCGGGCGCGATGGGCCGGAGCCCGGGCCGGAGCGGCCGGGCGAAGAACTCGCCGAAGGTGCGGTAGACCTCGAGGTCCGGGCACTCCGAGAGGTCGATGCCGTAGCGCGCGGCGAAGGCCTTCATGACCCCGAGGCGGACCGGGGCGGGCGCGTTCCAGCGCGTGAGCGCGCCGGCGAGGCGGGAGACGGCGTTCTTCGGCAGGAGCTTCAGGGCCGAGATGAAGAGCTGATCGTTCATGGGAGCGGGCGCGGAGTGTAAACCAACGCTCGCTCGGCGGCACCGGCCGCGGCGCCCCGTTTTTGGCGGTGCGGCCGGGCGGTCGCCGGGTGAGGCTTGGGGCCCGGAGGTGCTCGATGGAGGAGATCCGCGCGCCGCGGGGCACGGGACGCTCGTGCAAGGGCTGGGTGCAGGAGGCCGCCCTGCGCATGCTCATGAACAACCTCGACCCCGAGGTGGCCGAGCGGCCCGAGGACCTGGTCGTCTACGGCGGCACCGGCAAGGCCGCGCGCGACTGGGAGAGCTACCGGCGGATCGTCGCCGCGCTCAGGGCCCTCGGCGACGACGAGACCCTGCTCGTGCAGAGCGGGAAGCCCGTCGGCGTCCTCGGCACCCACCCCGACGCGCCGCGCGTGCTCATCGCCAACTCGAACCTGGTGCCGCGCTTCGCCACCTGGGAGCACTTCTGGGACCTCGAGCGGCGCGGGCTCATCATGTTCGGCCAGATGACCGCGGGGTCCTGGATCTACATCGGGACGCAGGGGATCCTGCAGGGCACCTACGAGACGTTCGCGCAGGCGGGGCGGACGCACTTCGGGACCGACGACCTCGCCGGCCGGCTCGTCCTCTCCGGCGGCCTCGGCGGGATGGGCGGCGCCCAGCCGCTCGCGGCGACCATGCTGGGCGCGGCGTTCCTGGGCGTCGACGTCGACCCCGCCCGCATCGAGAAGCGGCTCCAGGGCGGCTATCTCGACGAGCGCTCGGACGAGCTCGACGACGCGCTCCGCCGGCTCGAGGAGGCGCGCCGTGCCCGACGCCCGCTCTCGATCGGGCTCGTCGGCAACGCCGCCACGGTCTACGCGGAGCTGGCGCGCCGCGGGCTCGCGCCGGACCTCGTCACGGATCAGACCTCCGCCCATGATCCGCTGAACGGCTACGTGCCCGCCGACGTGCCGCTCGTGGACGCGCCCACGCTGCGCCGGCGCGATCCGGAGGGCTACGTCCGGCGCGCGAAGCAGTCCATGGCGCGGCAGGTGGAGGCGATGCTCGCCATGCGCGCCGCCGGGAGCCACGTCTTCGACTACGGCAACAACCTGCGCGCCGGCGCCCGCGAGGCCGGGGTCGCCGACGCCTTCGCCTACCCCGGCTTCGTCCCGGCCTACATCCGGCCGATGTTCTGCGAGGGGAAGGGCCCGTTCCGCTGGGTGGCGCTGTCCGGCGATCCCGCGGACATCGCCCGGACCGACGCGGCGGTCGCGGCGCTGTTCCCCGAGGACGCCGGGCTGCGCCGCTGGCTCGACCTCGCGGCCCGAAAGGTGAGGTTCCAGGGGCTGCCGGCGCGCATCTGCTGGCTCGGGTACGGGGAGCGGGATCGCGCGGGGGTCGCCTTCAACGAGCTCGTCCGGCGCGGCGAGGTGAAGGCGCCCATCGTCATCGGCCGGGACCACCTCGACTGCGGCTCCGTCGCCTCGCCGAACCGCGAGACGGAGGCGATGAAGGACGGCTCGGACGCGATCGCCGACTGGCCCATCCTGAACGCGCTCGTGAACGCGGTGAACGGCGCGTCGTGGGTCAGCTTCCACCACGGCGGCGGGGTCGGCATGGGCTGGTCCCTGCACGCCGGCCAGGTGGTGGTCGCGGACGGCACGGAGGCGGCGGGACGCCGGGTCGAGCGGGTGCTGCGGAGCGACCCGGCGATGGGCGTGCTCCGGCACGCCGATGCGGGATATGAGGAGGCGCGGGAGGTGGCGAGGGTGCGCGGAATAAGGATTCCCTGACCGACCTCGGCTCTTCTGGGGCCGGTCACCCTGAGCGTCGCTCCGCGGCAGCGGCGGAGCGAAGTCGAAAGGGCCTCGACCTCGACCCCGACCTCGACCCCGACCTCGACCCCGACCTCGACCCCGACCTCGACCCCGACCTCGACCCCGACCTCGACCCCGACCTCGACCCCGACCTCGACCCCGACCTCGACCCCGACCTCGACCCCGACCTCGACCCCGACCTCGACCCCGACCTCGACCCCGACCTCGACCCCGACCTCGACCCCGACCTCGACCCCGACCTCGACCCCGACCTCGACCCCGACCCCGACCCCGACCTCGACCTCGACCCCGACCTCGACCTCGACCGTGCCCGCCCGCAAGCCACTCCGCCCCACGGCCACCCTCGTGCTCCGCAACGCGGTGGTGGCGACCTGCGACGCGGGGACCTCCGATCCCGGGCTCATCCCGTCGGCCGCCGTCGCGGTGGACGACCGCCGCATCGCCTACGCCGGGCCGGAGCGCGGGCTCGAGGAGGTGGTGGACGCCGCGGATGCCCAAGTGATCGACGCCGGCGGCGGGCTCGTGACGCCGGGGCTGGTGGACGCGCACACGCACCTCGTGTTCGCTGGCGAGCGGGCGGGCGAGTTCGCGCTGCGCTGCGCGGGCAAGAGCTACCTGTCGGTCGCGCTCTCCGGGGGTGGCATCGCGGTCACCACGCGCGCGACGCGCGCCGCGTCCGACGCGACGCTCCTCGAGGCGGCGATCGCCCGGGCGCGGCGGCTGCTCGCGCAGGGCGTCACGACCATCGAGGTGAAGAGCGGCTATGGCCTCTCGACCGCCGACGAGCTGCGCCTGCTGCGCGTCATCCACGACCTGGCGCACGCGCTCTGGGCGGAGGTGACGATCGTCCCCACCCTCCTCGCCCACGCCGTCCCGCCCGAGCGCGGCGGCGACCGCGACGCGTTCGTGCGCGAGCTGTGCGAGGTGCTCATCCCGCAGGCGGCGCGCGAGCGGCTCGCCGATCACGTGGACGCGTTCGCCGAGGAGGGCGCGTTCACGATCGACGAGGCGCGCCGGATCCTGGCCGCGGGGGAGCGCCACGGCCTCGTGCCGCACCTGCACGCGGACCAGCTCACCGCCTCCGGCGGGGCGCAGCTCGCCGCCGCGCTCTCCTGCGCGAGCGCGGACCACCTCGAGGAGATCGACGACGAGGGGATCGCCGCGCTCGCCCGCGCGGACGTGGTGGCCGGGCTCCTCCCCCTCTCCACCCTCTTCCTCGGCTCGAACCGCTACGCCCCCGCGCGCAAGCTGCTCTCCGCGGGCGCCCGCATCGCGCTCGCCACGAACCTGAACCCCGGCAGCGCCATGAGCGAGAACGTCGGACTGGCCCTCTCGCTCGCCTGCCTGAAGCTGCGGCTCAGCCCCGCCGAGGCGCTCGTGGCCTTCACCGCGGGGGGAGCCCGGGCGCTCCGGCGCGCCGACGCGGGGCGCCTGCGGCCAGGCGCCGACGCGGACCTCGTGCTCTGGGG includes:
- a CDS encoding alpha/beta hydrolase → MKLAAALLVVVAAPALAQDLSVRVVTLKSPALGEERTVYVLTPPGYERGERKYPVLYFTDGERHLPLLATTARFLADVGRMPEVILVGLSHPDRTRDLTPTRGKIVQDRGPAVPYETSGGADRFLAFVAQELVPWVDRSYRAERFRILAGHSFGGLFALHAAAARPGVFQAVIAASPTLTWDGNLAVRRVRDAVATLGGTIVFSMGEEGRLSDDRFEELKRVLASGGGALRSRGLRLAGEDHLTTPYPTYYAGLREVFDGWSMPVNPEAIGPRGGVAAVEAHYRALSQRLGFAVPPPERALALAGLQELLEADTAGALRTLGRAVELYPSSARALHALGAAHEHAGDHGRAVDAYRRAWAAAKAMNDRDTRSYEASYTRAAAARAGERRELPRPGDPSILRESCDHFGRYEPDSRAGRD
- the cmk gene encoding (d)CMP kinase translates to MTAGRPFIVAIDGPAGAGKSTVSRRVASRLGFAMVDTGAIYRTVALAATRRGIALDDDAALAVLLPELEIRFSPSPGGGQRVLLGEDDVSVEIRTPPISLGASKVSARPVVRAGLLDLQRRLACAPENRGAVLEGRDIGTVVFPDADAKFFLTASAEERARRRHAELGARGDASTYDEVLADQLRRDKDDSERAIAPLRPAADAQLVDTSGLPLDAVVDALVRELEARLSGDGRSEA
- the hisC gene encoding histidinol-phosphate transaminase, yielding MPLVPPHVASLTPYVPGKPIEEVEREYGVSNVAKLASNENALGPSPLALAAAREACAKVHLYPDGSAYLLRNAIAAKLGVPPEEVMVGNGSNELIELLVRTFVLDGEEVLTSAQSFVAYKLAAHEHGRTLVEAPMKGRFHYDLDALRKLLSRRTKLVFLANPDNPTGTWFTEAELTPFLDAVPKDTLVVLDEAYVEYVDAPGFQDGLALRRKYPNVVVLRTFSKIYGLAGMRLGYGLARPEVVEYVDRVRPPFNTNLVAQAAGAAALGDSAHVAKSRALVLEERPFLAKGLAALGAIVVPSQGNFVLADFPGRTGKDLFEALLREGVIARPVAGYGFPSALRITVGLRRENERCLAALGRILGA
- a CDS encoding acetyl-CoA carboxylase carboxyltransferase subunit alpha produces the protein MTKPAHALDFERPLIALESKIAELKELSGGARVDFSDEIQKLEKKAKRLQAEIFSDLSPWQTVQLARHPNRPYTLDYVGRLFTDFFELEGDRRFAADRAIVAGFARFDDEPVLVMGHQKGRGTKENMLRNFGMPRPEGYRKARRLFDLAERFQRPVIIFIDTPGAYPGIGAEERGQAEAIATNLEVMSSLGVPSISVVIGEGASGGALGLGVTSRILMLQYAWYNVISPESCSSILYRDPAQGKKSAEALKLTAKDLAGFGITDEIIPEPEGGAHRDHGLAAENVRAAIRRHLAELKKLSPEQLVVDRYRKFRAMGVFTSEE
- the miaA gene encoding tRNA (adenosine(37)-N6)-dimethylallyltransferase MiaA — translated: MNRLLVIAGPTASGKTALAVALARRLGGEIVNADSQQVYRGLDVGTAKPTAAERAAVPHHLLDVAEAGEGMDAARFAALADAAIADVAARGRLPIVAGGTGLYLRALLHGVVAAPGRDAALRARLEEEAARLGRPALHARLAALDPDAAARIRPNDLVRIVRALEIAAGGTRPSELYARHAFREDRYAARLLALDPPRASLHARIDARVAEMFAGGLLEEARALAARFGDALPPKLPIGYAEAIGCVRGELQLAEAVRRVQVAHRRYARRQVIWLRRERGVEWIAPPFDADDLARRVENG
- the hisS gene encoding histidine--tRNA ligase yields the protein MATKINGVKGMNDLLPGQASRWQEMEAVAREVFALYGYREVRTPVVEPAQLFARGVGEATDIVKKEMYVFEDKGEELLALRPEGTAGTVRAFIEHGAFVEGPQKWFYVGPMFRRERPQKGRYRQFHQIGCEAFGIAEPYLDAEQIALLDDYLARLGVRAELKLNSVGDRACRPAYLQDLRDFLASRKGELCADCNERMERNPLRVLDCKVESCQPVLAQAPRLLERLCPECASHFDAVKGGLDALGVRYTVDTRLVRGLDYYVRTAYEFTSDALGSQSAVAGGGRYDGLVETLGGPPTPGIGFALGQERLAMILEKAGRAAPERRPVVFFVSADAEGAREALRRAAELRRAGIACELDARGGKLKAQFKQAERVGARYALVLGGNEVQTGQAKLKDLQTREETPIALADLVARVR
- the asd gene encoding archaetidylserine decarboxylase (Phosphatidylserine decarboxylase is synthesized as a single chain precursor. Generation of the pyruvoyl active site from a Ser is coupled to cleavage of a Gly-Ser bond between the larger (beta) and smaller (alpha chains). It is an integral membrane protein.); the encoded protein is MNDQLFISALKLLPKNAVSRLAGALTRWNAPAPVRLGVMKAFAARYGIDLSECPDLEVYRTFGEFFARPLRPGLRPIAPGEAVIVSPVDGAVSETGVALDGRLVQAKGLDYPTSALVADEALAARLRGGAYATIYLSPRDYHRIHFPLGGKITGWRYVPGQLWPVNPASVRTVPGLFTVNERLVTVLETPLGACAVVAVGATVVGRVRAFYDPTVPVTNLPAATAAARDYESPLPIEKGGELGAFEMGSTVILLFEPGRVRLDARLVPGARLRVGEPIGGPA
- the hutU gene encoding urocanate hydratase, whose amino-acid sequence is MEEIRAPRGTGRSCKGWVQEAALRMLMNNLDPEVAERPEDLVVYGGTGKAARDWESYRRIVAALRALGDDETLLVQSGKPVGVLGTHPDAPRVLIANSNLVPRFATWEHFWDLERRGLIMFGQMTAGSWIYIGTQGILQGTYETFAQAGRTHFGTDDLAGRLVLSGGLGGMGGAQPLAATMLGAAFLGVDVDPARIEKRLQGGYLDERSDELDDALRRLEEARRARRPLSIGLVGNAATVYAELARRGLAPDLVTDQTSAHDPLNGYVPADVPLVDAPTLRRRDPEGYVRRAKQSMARQVEAMLAMRAAGSHVFDYGNNLRAGAREAGVADAFAYPGFVPAYIRPMFCEGKGPFRWVALSGDPADIARTDAAVAALFPEDAGLRRWLDLAARKVRFQGLPARICWLGYGERDRAGVAFNELVRRGEVKAPIVIGRDHLDCGSVASPNRETEAMKDGSDAIADWPILNALVNAVNGASWVSFHHGGGVGMGWSLHAGQVVVADGTEAAGRRVERVLRSDPAMGVLRHADAGYEEAREVARVRGIRIP
- the hutI gene encoding imidazolonepropionase; protein product: MPARKPLRPTATLVLRNAVVATCDAGTSDPGLIPSAAVAVDDRRIAYAGPERGLEEVVDAADAQVIDAGGGLVTPGLVDAHTHLVFAGERAGEFALRCAGKSYLSVALSGGGIAVTTRATRAASDATLLEAAIARARRLLAQGVTTIEVKSGYGLSTADELRLLRVIHDLAHALWAEVTIVPTLLAHAVPPERGGDRDAFVRELCEVLIPQAARERLADHVDAFAEEGAFTIDEARRILAAGERHGLVPHLHADQLTASGGAQLAAALSCASADHLEEIDDEGIAALARADVVAGLLPLSTLFLGSNRYAPARKLLSAGARIALATNLNPGSAMSENVGLALSLACLKLRLSPAEALVAFTAGGARALRRADAGRLRPGADADLVLWGCSSPEHLAWHMAVNHALVVVKRGRVVHTAAPGAAVDCR